In one Lolium rigidum isolate FL_2022 unplaced genomic scaffold, APGP_CSIRO_Lrig_0.1 contig_8118_1, whole genome shotgun sequence genomic region, the following are encoded:
- the LOC124682277 gene encoding 30S ribosomal protein S16-2, chloroplastic/mitochondrial-like, with amino-acid sequence MVVRIRLARFGCRNRPFYRVMAADSRSPHDGKHLEVLGYYNPLPGKDGGKRMGLKFDRVKYWLSVGAQPSDHVQRILFRAGVLPPPPLLAMGRKGGHRDRNPIHPMTGRPLDLEGVTIVDDPNATEGDAEEPVAHMSSTRHRTFF; translated from the exons ATGGTGGTCCGGATCCGGCTGGCGAGGTTCGGCTGCCGGAACCGGCCCTTCTACCGGGTCATGGCCGCCGACAGCCGCTCCCCGCACGACGGGAAGCACCTCGAGGTCCTCGGCTACTACAACCCGCTCCC GGGGAAGGATGGTGGCAAGAGGATGGGACTGAAATTCGACCGGGTCAA GTACTGGCTATCTGTTGGGGCACAGCCATCAGATCATGTGCAGCGTATACTCTTCCGCGCTGGGGTTCTGCCTCCACCTCCGTTGCTAGCTATGGGCCGTAAGGGTGGACATCGTGACAGGAACCCCATTCATCCGATGACTGGACGTCCCTTGGATCTTGAGGGTGTCACAATTGTTGATGATCCCAATGCTACTGAAGGTGATGCTGAAGAacctgtggcgcacatgagttccacgCGCCACAGAACTTTTTTTTGA
- the LOC124682278 gene encoding 30S ribosomal protein S16-2, chloroplastic/mitochondrial-like codes for MVVRIRLARFGCRNRPFYRVMAADSRSPRDGKHLEVLGYYNPLPGKDGGKRMGLKFDRVKYWLSVGAQPSDPVQRILFRAGVLPPPPLLAMGRKGGHRDRNPIHPMTGRPLDLEGVTIVDDPNATEGDAEEPVHILLEDGASEYIRDIV; via the exons ATGGTGGTCCGGATCCGGCTGGCGCGGTTCGGCTGCCGGAACCGGCCCTTCTACCGGGTCATGGCCGCCGACAGCCGCTCCCCGCGCGACGGGAAGCACCTCGAGGTCCTCGGCTACTACAACCCGCTCCCCG GGAAGGATGGTGGCAAGAGGATGGGACTGAAATTCGACCGGGTCAA GTACTGGCTATCTGTTGGGGCACAGCCATCAGATCCTGTGCAGCGTATACTCTTCCGCGCTGGGGTTCTGCCTCCACCTCCGTTGCTAGCTATGGGCCGTAAGGGTGGACATCGTGACAGGAACCCCATTCATCCGATGACTGGACGTCCCTTGGATCTTGAGGGTGTCACAATTGTTGATGATCCCAATGCTACTGAAGGTGATGCTGAAGAacct GTGCATATATTACTTGAAGATGGAGCTTCAGAGTACATCCGCGATATCGTCTGA
- the LOC124682279 gene encoding 30S ribosomal protein S16-2, chloroplastic/mitochondrial-like, with the protein MVVRIRLARIGCRNRPFYRVMAADSRSPRDGKHLEVLGYYNPLPGKDGGKRMGLKFDRVKCRLSVGARPSDHVQRILFRAGVLPPPPLLAMGRKGGHRDRNPIHPMSGRPLDLEGVIIVDDPNAAE; encoded by the exons ATGGTGGTCCGGATCCGGCTGGCGCGGATCGGCTGCCGGAACCGGCCCTTCTACCGGGTCATGGCCGCCGACAGCCGCTCCCCGCGCGACGGGAAGCACCTCGAGGTCCTCGGCTACTACAACCCGCTCCCTG GGAAGGATGGTGGCAAGAGGATGGGACTGAAATTCGACCGGGTCAA GTGCCGGCTATCTGTTGGGGCACGGCCATCGGATCATGTGCAGCGTATACTCTTCCGCGCTGGGGTTCTGCCTCCACCTCCGTTGCTAGCTATGGGCCGTAAGGGTGGACATCGTGACAGGAACCCCATTCATCCGATGAGTGGACGTCCCTTGGATCTTGAGGGTGTCATAATTGTTGATGATCCCAATGCTGCCGAAG